One Penaeus chinensis breed Huanghai No. 1 chromosome 12, ASM1920278v2, whole genome shotgun sequence DNA segment encodes these proteins:
- the LOC125031186 gene encoding 40S ribosomal protein S14: MAPRKGKVQKEEVHVSLGPQVREGENVFAVCHIYASYNDTFVHVTDLSGRETIVRITGGQKVKADRDESSPYAAMLAAQDVSEKCKSLGINALHVKIRATGGNKTKTPGPGGQSALRALARSGMKIGRIEDVTPVPSDSTRRKGGRRGRRL, from the exons ATGGCTCCCCGTAAAGGAAAAGTTCAAAAGGAAGAGGTCCACGTCTCCCTGGGACCTCAagtcagggaaggagagaatgtgtTTGCAGTCTGCCACATCTATGCCAGTTACAATGACACCTTCGTGCATGTAACTGATCTCTCTGGCCGTGAAACCATCGTCCGTATCACTGGTGGTCAGAAGGTGAAGGCTGATCGTGATGAGTCCTCCCCCTACGCTGCTATGTTGGCTGCCCAA GACGTTTCCGAGAAGTGCAAGTCGCTGGGAATCAATGCTCTGCATGTAAAGATCCGAGCCACTGGAGGCAACAAGACCAAGACTCCAGGCCCAGGTGGCCAGTCGGCCCTCCGTGCCCTTGCCCGTTCTGGCATGAAGATTGGCCGCATTGAA GATGTCACACCAGTTCCCTCTGACAGCACACGCAGGAAGGGTGGTCGCCGTGGTAGGCGTCTGTAA